A section of the Desulfuromonadaceae bacterium genome encodes:
- a CDS encoding FAD/NAD(P)-binding protein, whose translation MKTVAVSHSDYQVKRARIDEITPLTALEKLFRIVLPEDEAFDHDPGQFVEVSLFGVGEAPISICSSPTRLDSFELCVRRTGRFTAALHRLKTGDEIGIRGPFGVGFPVIPLQGNDVLLIAGGLGIAPLRSLINYIIDNRRDFGKVDILLGCRDPESMLFNGELACWDQRIDLNFGCSIDRAAPAWEGNVGLITALIPGVNLDPLKTFAIACGPPVMYRFVVEELLKKKIPEAQIYLSLERHMKCGLGKCGHCQIDNIYCCQDGPVFRFDQVNRLKGAI comes from the coding sequence ATGAAAACCGTTGCCGTCAGTCATTCCGACTACCAGGTCAAACGCGCGCGGATTGACGAAATCACCCCGCTGACCGCGCTGGAGAAACTCTTCCGCATCGTCCTGCCGGAGGATGAAGCCTTCGACCACGATCCAGGGCAATTTGTCGAGGTGTCGCTCTTTGGCGTTGGCGAAGCACCGATCTCGATCTGTTCGTCTCCAACCCGGCTCGACAGTTTTGAACTCTGCGTGCGCCGCACCGGGCGCTTCACCGCAGCGCTGCATCGACTCAAAACCGGTGATGAGATTGGCATTCGCGGCCCCTTCGGGGTCGGTTTTCCGGTGATTCCGCTGCAAGGAAACGATGTCCTGCTGATCGCCGGGGGGCTGGGGATTGCACCGCTGCGTTCGTTGATCAATTACATTATCGACAACCGTCGCGACTTCGGCAAGGTCGACATCCTCCTCGGCTGCCGTGATCCGGAAAGTATGTTGTTCAATGGCGAACTGGCCTGCTGGGACCAGCGCATTGATCTCAACTTCGGTTGTTCCATCGACCGCGCCGCTCCCGCCTGGGAAGGGAATGTGGGGCTGATCACCGCACTGATTCCGGGCGTCAACCTCGACCCTTTGAAAACCTTTGCCATCGCCTGTGGCCCCCCGGTGATGTATCGCTTTGTGGTCGAGGAGCTGCTGAAAAAAAAGATCCCTGAAGCACAAATCTACCTGTCGCTTGAACGCCACATGAAGTGCGGCCTTGGCAAATGTGGGCACTGCCAGATCGACAACATCTACTGTTGCCAGGATGGCCCGGTGTTCCGTTTTGACCAGGTAAACAGGCTTAAGGGGGCGATCTGA
- a CDS encoding 4Fe-4S dicluster domain-containing protein: protein MIDVRPGKENFVPQALLRKSNLAELITLLLGRQKVVGPVALGNDQFRFAEINSPAELRLDYLPTILPPKKYFLPPHEMLLHYDIAAGQQMQALAEVEELVLFGVHTCDLAGIQCLNMIFSDRPRDLHYLLRKNQLTLIGLECNDCCDHHANCALLHTHLPKGGYDLFLSDLGADYFVDIATHKGEQLVAAAQLFEPVTAAAQDALATLRRNKKERFKSTLPMRYEDLPYLLEETVDSAIWQQVGEKCLSCGNCTNVCPTCYCFDIVDEPQLDLRKGQRVRTWDSCQHETFAKVAGGESFRAERAARQRHRFNRKFNYPMARYRRLFCTGCGRCSRACMAAIDVQETLKALIEERGR from the coding sequence ATGATTGATGTGCGTCCGGGAAAAGAGAATTTTGTGCCTCAGGCCCTGCTCAGAAAATCGAATCTTGCCGAACTGATTACGCTTCTGCTTGGACGACAAAAAGTAGTCGGTCCGGTTGCGCTGGGTAACGACCAGTTCAGGTTTGCCGAGATTAATTCCCCGGCAGAACTGCGTCTTGATTATCTTCCGACCATCCTGCCCCCGAAAAAATATTTTCTCCCCCCCCATGAAATGCTGCTGCACTACGATATCGCCGCTGGCCAACAGATGCAGGCGCTGGCCGAGGTCGAAGAGCTGGTGCTGTTTGGTGTCCATACCTGCGACCTTGCCGGTATCCAGTGTCTGAATATGATTTTTTCCGACCGACCGCGCGATTTACACTACCTGCTGCGCAAGAACCAGCTCACCCTGATTGGTCTGGAGTGCAATGACTGCTGTGATCATCACGCGAATTGCGCCCTGTTGCATACTCACCTGCCAAAAGGTGGCTACGACCTGTTTCTGAGCGATCTGGGCGCTGACTACTTCGTCGATATCGCTACCCACAAAGGGGAACAGCTGGTCGCCGCTGCACAATTATTCGAACCGGTCACCGCAGCAGCGCAAGACGCCCTGGCAACGCTGCGTCGCAACAAAAAAGAACGTTTCAAAAGCACGCTGCCGATGCGCTATGAGGATCTGCCCTATCTCCTCGAAGAAACTGTTGACAGTGCCATCTGGCAACAGGTCGGCGAAAAATGCCTGTCGTGTGGCAACTGTACCAACGTGTGTCCGACCTGTTACTGCTTTGACATTGTTGACGAACCGCAACTTGATCTGCGTAAGGGGCAACGTGTCCGCACCTGGGATTCCTGCCAGCATGAAACGTTCGCCAAGGTCGCCGGCGGGGAAAGCTTCCGCGCCGAACGCGCGGCGCGCCAGCGGCATCGTTTTAACCGCAAGTTCAACTACCCGATGGCGCGTTACCGGCGACTTTTTTGCACCGGTTGCGGACGGTGCAGCCGTGCCTGCATGGCGGCAATTGATGTGCAGGAAACGCTCAAGGCATTGATTGAGGAGCGGGGACGATGA